The Streptomyces sp. NBC_00224 genome contains the following window.
GACGCGCGCAGCGCGGGCGCACTGATGCATGAGGCATCGGCCGTGCTGGCCTCGGTGCCCACGCCGCCGGGGAGGGCGCCCGGTCCCCCGCCACTGCCGGTGGCCTTGACGGGGCGCCAACTCGCGGTGCTGCGGCAGTTGCAGCGCGAGGTGCCGCTGCGGCACATCGCCGACGGTATGTACCTGTCGTACAACACGGTGAAGAGCCACACCCACGCCGTGTACCGCAAGCTGGGAGCGAGCTCCCGGGCCGAGGCCGTGGACCGGGCCCGGGAACTGGGGCTCATGTAGGGCCGCTCACAGCAACCGGAGCTCGCGGGCCCGCCTGACGGCGGCCGAGCGCCGGGACACCGCGAGCTTGCGGTAGACGCTCTTGAGATGGGTCTTGACCGTGTTGACCGAAAGAT
Protein-coding sequences here:
- a CDS encoding response regulator transcription factor, encoding MSAAPYTQPNGHSRGAGRVSVLHGWLRSLSQEAPEVDTAVTTCLVWVAGVLVEIAGDVADARSAGALMHEASAVLASVPTPPGRAPGPPPLPVALTGRQLAVLRQLQREVPLRHIADGMYLSYNTVKSHTHAVYRKLGASSRAEAVDRARELGLM